A window from Streptomyces sp. NBC_00271 encodes these proteins:
- a CDS encoding DUF779 domain-containing protein encodes MDQQETTDAAPRVELTPSAAELLRRLRAVHGPLMFHQSGGCCDGSAPMCYPEGEFRTGGSDVLLAELDVEGLDEPVTFWMSRSQYELWSHTRLIVDVVAGRGSGFSLEAPEGVRFLIRSRVVDA; translated from the coding sequence ATGGACCAGCAGGAGACGACGGACGCCGCCCCGCGCGTGGAGCTGACGCCCTCGGCCGCCGAGTTGCTGCGGCGGCTGCGGGCGGTCCACGGACCGTTGATGTTCCACCAGTCCGGCGGCTGCTGCGACGGCAGTGCGCCCATGTGCTACCCGGAGGGCGAGTTCCGCACCGGCGGCTCCGACGTGCTGCTCGCCGAGTTGGACGTCGAGGGGCTCGACGAGCCGGTGACGTTCTGGATGTCGAGGAGCCAGTACGAGCTGTGGAGCCACACGCGGCTGATCGTCGATGTCGTGGCGGGCCGCGGCAGCGGTTTCTCCCTGGAAGCACCCGAAGGAGTGCGTTTTCTCATCCGTTCCCGCGTCGTAGACGCCTAG
- a CDS encoding DUF3500 domain-containing protein has protein sequence MCRQPNRPQASSARSTLDADQQAEVLLDFSQANATAWSNLPCGSSCRPGIRLSSLTDTQLAAAMKVVKLATGTGKGTGYDQITQIIKADHVLNSAQSTSSAGPAPSGSASSTVSADPSATAAPSSTATDVPTGTPPSGGPGGGGLGGYGSGVYFLAFLGTPSADGTWQLHFGGHHLAVNETYKKGKVAGASPFFIGVEPTTWTDDDGTTYSPLEKQRNGLLALTGSLSTEQLATAKLSASFSDVLLGPGEDGQFPETKEGVKVSSLSPNQKQLVLKAIHPWVANVDDATAKKLMKTYEHELNETYVAYSGGTGLDTQGDYVRIDGPGVWVEFVCQNGVVYRDQIHYHTVYRDHTRDYGSEFTFS, from the coding sequence ATGTGCCGGCAGCCAAATCGGCCGCAGGCGTCAAGCGCCCGGTCGACGCTGGACGCCGACCAGCAGGCGGAGGTACTGCTGGACTTCTCTCAGGCGAACGCGACAGCCTGGTCGAACCTGCCGTGCGGCTCGTCCTGTCGGCCCGGCATCCGGCTCAGCTCCCTGACGGACACTCAACTGGCCGCCGCCATGAAGGTGGTGAAGCTGGCCACGGGCACCGGCAAGGGCACCGGGTACGACCAGATCACGCAGATCATCAAGGCCGACCACGTGCTCAACTCGGCGCAGAGCACCAGTTCCGCGGGGCCGGCGCCCTCGGGCAGCGCGTCGAGCACGGTCTCGGCGGACCCGTCCGCCACGGCGGCCCCGAGCTCGACGGCCACCGACGTCCCGACGGGCACGCCGCCGTCCGGTGGCCCAGGAGGAGGCGGTCTCGGCGGCTACGGCAGCGGGGTCTACTTCCTGGCGTTCCTGGGCACCCCCTCGGCGGACGGTACCTGGCAGCTGCATTTCGGCGGCCACCACCTCGCCGTGAACGAGACCTACAAGAAGGGCAAGGTGGCAGGCGCCAGCCCCTTCTTCATCGGGGTCGAGCCGACCACCTGGACCGACGACGACGGCACCACGTACTCGCCCCTGGAGAAGCAGCGCAACGGCCTGCTCGCGCTGACCGGCAGCCTGAGCACGGAGCAGCTGGCCACCGCCAAGCTGTCCGCGTCGTTCAGCGACGTGCTCCTCGGCCCGGGTGAGGACGGCCAGTTCCCGGAGACCAAGGAAGGCGTCAAGGTCAGCTCGCTGTCGCCCAATCAGAAGCAACTGGTGCTGAAGGCGATCCACCCCTGGGTCGCCAACGTGGACGACGCCACCGCGAAGAAGCTCATGAAGACGTACGAGCATGAGCTGAACGAGACCTACGTCGCCTACTCCGGCGGCACCGGCCTGGACACCCAGGGCGACTACGTACGCATCGACGGTCCCGGCGTGTGGGTCGAGTTCGTCTGCCAGAACGGCGTGGTGTACCGGGACCAGATCCACTACCACACCGTGTACCGCGACCACACCCGCGACTACGGTAGCGAGTTCACCTTCTCATGA
- a CDS encoding phosphodiester glycosidase family protein — protein sequence MTPRDGRLRTALTVLTAWSALAGAALVGAAPASGVEGARTWNGTVADAKTLVGKAVAPGITYREFNLPAAQGVARAHLLSVDLSNRHVRVDLLHSAAVASRAAVSRLAEAQGAVAGVNGDFFDISEAQHPGVEATGATVGPAIANGRALKAAVPDGQRFGPTLPPGTTTKNVLGVGLDGRARLDSLALDGSVRSSRGRWALGGLNQYALPQGSIGAFTSAWGGVSRKRAVCGTDIDRAAPCSADTYEVTVRRGRVVSTATTPGGGPIASGTTVLVGREAGAQQLRKLAKGQAVRIQHWLVAAGTRIRYRFAIGGCPVLTHGQPLPGLNNTTSAVRTAVGIANKGRRLLLLALDGAAAYRGGLTVAEVAHAMRSLGSVDAFSLDGGGSTTMVARMPGAGAVSVLNHPSGGAERPVPNGIGVFSHS from the coding sequence GTGACACCTCGCGACGGACGACTCAGAACAGCACTGACGGTTCTCACGGCATGGAGCGCGCTGGCCGGTGCGGCCCTGGTGGGGGCGGCACCGGCCAGCGGCGTGGAAGGCGCCCGCACCTGGAACGGCACGGTCGCGGACGCGAAGACCCTCGTCGGCAAGGCCGTCGCCCCGGGCATCACGTACAGGGAGTTCAACCTCCCGGCCGCCCAGGGCGTGGCGCGCGCACACTTACTGAGCGTCGACCTGAGCAACCGTCATGTGCGCGTCGATCTCCTCCACTCCGCGGCCGTGGCCTCCCGGGCGGCCGTCTCCCGGCTGGCCGAGGCGCAGGGCGCCGTCGCCGGCGTCAACGGTGACTTCTTCGACATCTCCGAGGCCCAGCATCCTGGGGTCGAGGCCACGGGCGCGACCGTGGGTCCGGCGATCGCGAACGGCCGCGCTCTGAAGGCGGCGGTCCCGGACGGTCAGCGCTTCGGCCCCACCCTCCCGCCCGGCACGACCACGAAGAACGTGCTCGGCGTGGGCCTGGACGGCCGGGCCCGGCTGGACAGTCTGGCCCTCGACGGTTCCGTGCGCAGCTCCCGTGGGCGGTGGGCGCTCGGTGGGCTCAACCAGTACGCGCTGCCGCAGGGTTCCATCGGCGCGTTCACCTCGGCCTGGGGCGGTGTCTCCCGGAAGCGGGCCGTCTGCGGCACCGACATCGACCGCGCCGCGCCCTGCAGCGCGGACACCTACGAGGTGACGGTCCGCCGCGGCCGGGTCGTGTCGACGGCCACCACACCGGGCGGCGGCCCCATCGCGTCCGGCACCACCGTGCTGGTGGGGCGCGAGGCGGGCGCGCAGCAGTTGCGCAAGCTGGCGAAGGGGCAGGCGGTCCGCATTCAGCACTGGCTCGTCGCGGCCGGCACCCGGATCCGGTACCGCTTCGCCATCGGCGGCTGTCCGGTCCTCACTCACGGGCAGCCGCTGCCCGGTCTGAACAACACCACCTCGGCCGTACGGACCGCCGTGGGCATCGCGAACAAGGGGCGGCGCCTGCTTCTGCTCGCCCTCGACGGCGCGGCCGCCTACCGCGGCGGACTGACCGTCGCCGAAGTGGCGCACGCCATGCGGTCGTTGGGCTCCGTCGACGCGTTCAGTCTGGACGGCGGCGGCTCCACGACCATGGTGGCGCGGATGCCGGGAGCGGGCGCGGTGAGCGTCCTCAACCACCCCTCCGGTGGCGCCGAACGCCCGGTCCCCAACGGCATCGGGGTGTTCTCACACAGCTGA